DNA sequence from the Methanolobus psychrophilus R15 genome:
GGACTTCAGTTCTTCGTTGGCAGCTGAGAGCTCAACATTGGCCTTGTATAGTTCACTGTTGACCTGGGCCAGCTCTCCTGCATATTTGCGCAGGGTCTCATCAATCTTCTTCTGCTCGATGATCTGCCACATGCCTTCCATGAGCAGGGTCAGTTGCCTGACATCAGCCTGGTCATAAGGGTTCCTCTTGTTGCCTACACCAGCGACCCCGACCACTCTTTCGCCGTCAAGTATGGGAACGCTCATGTACCGCTTCATCTTAATGTGGCCCGAAGGATAGCCTTTTTTATGTGGGTCAGGTGCCAGGTAATCATTTATTATGATAGGACGCTTCTGTCGGACAGCCTCGCCCCAGAGCCCTGTGGACTCGAGCAGGTAATCAAACTTCTTTTCCTCAACATCGCAATCTATCATCACGTTCCTTGACCATGAATAGATAGTAAGGACATTTCCTTCCTCATTGAGGAACGCCAGATACCCCATCTTGCTCTGGGTGAGTCTTACAGCCTCTTCCTGGACAAAATTAGCTATTTCCTTGAGGGTTTTGTTCGTTATCCTGCTTAGCTGAAGAAGTGTCTCAAGTCTCGATTCATCCAGCCTTAATGCTTCCTCAGCCTTCTTACGCCCGGAAATATCCTCAAAGATGCCGATACCTCCCAGAAATTTGCCATCCTCGGAGATATTGGGACTGAAATGACCTTTGATCGATACTGTTATGCCACTTACTGCCGTATGATATTCCCCTTCAAAATGGCCTGTCTTTCTTGAGAGCACAGCATCGACAGCCTTTTTCATGTTCTCATCTCTTACTGTCGTGACCATGTTAAAGCCGATTATGTCCTCCTTTTTCTCAAGCCCGATAATCTCAAGGTACTTTTCATTGCAGTGAGTGATGATACCGTTCTCATCGAAATGGAATATCCCAAGAGGCGAGTTCTCAAATATCAGATGATACTTCTTTTCGGCCTCAAGGGCAGCCTCTTCTGCTTTTTTCCGGTCACTGACATCGATTAGTATGCCCTGGTAATAAGCAGGTCCACCTTTTTCATCCTTTAACAGATATGATCTCTCAGTCACCCATCTGGCCTCTCCGGATCTGGTCAGCAACCTGTATTCTTTTGCGAAATATACCCTCCCTTCAATCTCAAGTTGTGAAACATCCTTTCTGACAATATCACGATCATCAGGGTGAATAATGTCCTCAAAAACAAGACGTCCGGAGGTGAAATCTTCAGGCATGTAGCCAAATTGCGTGATGTTCTCTGAGATGAATTCTACCGGCCAGCTATTTTCCGCACTCCAGAGAACTGCGACTACAGGACTTTTTTTATAGATGTCGTCCAATTTCTCGATAGACCGGACCTTATCCCTGAGCAACTTATGACTGATGTTCTGTTCATAGACCTTACCTATTGTACCCATCATTCCGCCATAGGTGCCATCTTCATCTATCAGGGGAAGCAGGACCCCACTGTGATAAATGAATTGCCCGTCCGGTTTGATGAACGGGAACACATCATAGCTTTTAGATTGCAGGCTTTCTTTTGCAATCTCAAAAAGTTCGGCAAAACTCAATTCTTCTCCATTCACCTGTCGCGGTATGAACTTGGTCAGTTTCTTCCCCAGCACTTCATTTTTTGGAAGACCGGATATCGATTCCATGCCTTTGTTGAAATACACGATATTGTCGTTCCTGTCAACAGCCCATACACCGGTCCAGATATTTTCAAGCATGCCATCCTGAAAACTTTTTTCCTTCAGGAATGGCTTGCAGTATGACGAGCTCTGCAGCAGGGTCCACCTGTCTTTACGCAGGATGACAGTGCCATCGTGCATTCCTATTATGTCGAGTAGCTCCTGTCCGGTCCTCGCTTCCTTAAGAAAAGCAGAAATACCCACGATACGCTTCCCGCGTATTATCTCCATACCCTTTTTAGCAAATCCCACAAAGCTATTCCAGGCATCTTCACCGGCTATCGTGAACTTATCAGCAATCCTAAGCCCGTCATAACCTTCGGATAGCGCCGCATTGTACATCTCTTCCCAGGCACCGGGGATACTTGTTGAAGCAGGCTCTTTTCCAGCAAAATAACATTCATTACACGACGTGATCATCAACTGGCCGCTTTCAAGATATTTCTCAACATCAATACCCCTTTCCCTGAGAAACTTCTGTCCTTCTTCCACAGCTATCTGACCGGAAACAGCCCAAACACAAAGTTCATTATTCTGCAGACCAGCTTCAAGGAACAATGCCATTACGCTCATGAACTCCTCCGTAGTATCATACAGAAAAGAGAAGGAACTCCCCTGAGGCAGATCGAGTACAAAATCAATATCTGAACTTATTGCAGCAACGCCGATGCTATTACCCCGCAGATTATAGTACTATATTAACATTATTTGTCTCTTATATGTATTTAAGCATTTTAAATATTAGAATGAGGCACACTTTCACCTGGCTTGCATCAATATTATTAACCATCCCAACAATGTAGATTCTCTCAAAAATGGACGGATGAGATGATGGGATCAAAAAAACAAATTTACCTTGCAGGCCCTCTGTTTTCGAAGGCCGAGAGAGATTTTAATATATATTTAAGGGACAGGCTGCTGGAGATGGGATTCAAGGTATTCCTGCCTCAGGTCGACGGAGAGGATAACCTTTCATCCAGAATGCATGAGAGACAGATGTGCATCTTTGAGAACGATATCGAGGGAATAGATGAATCAGACATTATCCTTGCTGTACTTGATGGCGGCAGCGATGTGGATTCAGGGACAGCATGGGAAATGGGATACGCTTATGCCAGAGGTAAGAAGGTTCTGGGACTGAAGACCGATTTCAGGACATTCGGAGAGGAAGGCATCGTCAATCTTATGATGGAAATGTCAGTGGAAGTGCTTGCAAGGGATGTAGAAGAGATCCTGAAAGTGCTTGAGGATTACAGATAACATTTTTTGCAATACATTTTCTTTTTAACTGCACTGCTTCAGGCTCTCTATTGTTAGTGGCGGACTGAAAATGATGTGCGCTCCTGCCAGCAGGATACATTCTTAATAGTTGCCAGCATTATACTTTTAAAATAATAAAATAAAGGTAGCATGCTGAAAAGGTTCACCACCCTGTTTC
Encoded proteins:
- a CDS encoding PAS/PAC sensor signal transduction histidine kinase: MALFLEAGLQNNELCVWAVSGQIAVEEGQKFLRERGIDVEKYLESGQLMITSCNECYFAGKEPASTSIPGAWEEMYNAALSEGYDGLRIADKFTIAGEDAWNSFVGFAKKGMEIIRGKRIVGISAFLKEARTGQELLDIIGMHDGTVILRKDRWTLLQSSSYCKPFLKEKSFQDGMLENIWTGVWAVDRNDNIVYFNKGMESISGLPKNEVLGKKLTKFIPRQVNGEELSFAELFEIAKESLQSKSYDVFPFIKPDGQFIYHSGVLLPLIDEDGTYGGMMGTIGKVYEQNISHKLLRDKVRSIEKLDDIYKKSPVVAVLWSAENSWPVEFISENITQFGYMPEDFTSGRLVFEDIIHPDDRDIVRKDVSQLEIEGRVYFAKEYRLLTRSGEARWVTERSYLLKDEKGGPAYYQGILIDVSDRKKAEEAALEAEKKYHLIFENSPLGIFHFDENGIITHCNEKYLEIIGLEKKEDIIGFNMVTTVRDENMKKAVDAVLSRKTGHFEGEYHTAVSGITVSIKGHFSPNISEDGKFLGGIGIFEDISGRKKAEEALRLDESRLETLLQLSRITNKTLKEIANFVQEEAVRLTQSKMGYLAFLNEEGNVLTIYSWSRNVMIDCDVEEKKFDYLLESTGLWGEAVRQKRPIIINDYLAPDPHKKGYPSGHIKMKRYMSVPILDGERVVGVAGVGNKRNPYDQADVRQLTLLMEGMWQIIEQKKIDETLRKYAGELAQVNSELYKANVELSAANEELKSLDRMKDEFLSNVSHEFKTPLTSIQGYSQLISDGTLGSVNDQQKKAVDTVIRNSERLRKLVDSLLYISRAQAGKLTYSFSMVPITSIIDNSIQDLALQAEKKDITFEKNLGEDLPLIRGDRDKLVDVIVNLLDNAIKFTPTGGKVEVGALVDNDKIHVYVSDSGIGIPTDKIPNLFGRFYQVDSSIKRRYGGTGLGLYICKMIVEDHKGKIWVESEEGKGSTFHVLLPQE